Proteins co-encoded in one Melitaea cinxia chromosome 13, ilMelCinx1.1, whole genome shotgun sequence genomic window:
- the LOC123659200 gene encoding uncharacterized protein LOC123659200 translates to MANKLLRVGLFNAGSLGTNHDNFVATVSRHCVDVLAINETWLRVGEEGRAPSVAGYYLRHRPRAQEVRSRGGGVGYYIKRGINARTWDHPVDPLHKAVEQMWLTLTICGRKIALGTAYRPPWLDVDVFLDALTDTINAIPGHDYLVLVGDFNINMLSPEEIKTNKLSTFLTCLGLSQLVSAPTHFTETSQTLIDVICSNLPAKNIIVEHVGSLYGHCFVTCEFNIKSEKIKPYSMTYRPIKHINTENFNLDLEAIQWSQISTLDDVNEMVNIFNHSVLTLFDTHAPLLSTVIKTHSYPWITDTIKLMMKLRDKASAEYHKTKSDSLPYTLFSYITYFEFHKFSEATFHLKTVTVSEIINIIKSLRSKAEGCDSINLEMLLLTMPDTLETITSIVNASILTSTYPDVWKTAVVRPLPKISNPTDLKDLRPISILPCLSKILEKSVSKQITVYLEKNHMLPEVQSGFRRGRSTVTALLDVTDNILQSQDQGMCTLLVLLDFSRAFDSLNINLLLSKLSYYGFDSNAIQWFHSYLSERYQYVKITKHDGSSLISDRMAISKGVPQGSILGPILFLLYSADMKDHIMHCRYHFYADDTQIYISCKPSDIDIAIDRLNEDLNRIVLWSKRNSLVLNPNKSKYMICGTKSQILRLKHTNKILLMDQPIERVWEARNLGLQMDCNLRFENHIIGLVRDCFYRLKNLYNVRDHLGVDLRIRLTESLILSKLNYTDIVYGPRLTAKTQRLVQRIQNACARFCFDIPFREHA, encoded by the exons atggCGAACAAACTTCTTAGGGTTGGGCTGTTTAATGCAGGCTCCCTTGGCACAAACCACGATAACTTTGTAGCTACAGTAAGCCGGCACTGTGTAGATGTTTTAGCGATTAATGAAACATGGCTAAGAGTAGGCGAGGAAGGACGTGCCCCAAGTGTGGCGGGATATTATCTACGCCATAGACCCAGAGCACAAGAGGTACGCTCGCGGGGTGGTGGTGTAGGTTATTATATTAAACGTGGAATTAATGCGCGTACTTGGGACCATCCTGTAGACCCACTACATAAAGCAGTAGAACAGATGTGGTTGACCTTAACAATTTGTGGGAGAAAAATAGCCTTGGGTACAGCATATCGTCCCCCTTGGTTAGATGTGGATGTTTTTTTAGACGCTCTCACAGACACCATTAATGCAATCCCCGGTCATGACTATTTGGTCTTGGTTGGTGATTTCAACATTAATATGCTTAGTCctgaagaaataaaaacaaataagctGTCAACATTTTTAACATGTCTAGGACTGAGCCAGTTGGTGTCAGCACCAACTCATTTTACTGAAACTTCACAGACTCTGATTGATGTTATTTGTTCAAATCTACcagctaaaaatattattgtggaGCATGTGGGGTCACTGTATGGTCATTGTTTTGTGACATGTgagtttaatattaaatctgagaaaataaaaccatattCTATGACTTATAGACCTATAAAACACATTAATACAGAAAACTTTAACTTAGACTTAGAAGCTATACAATGGAGTCAGATTTCGACACTTGATGATGTTAACGAGATGGTTAACATTTTCAATCACAGTGTCTTGACTCTATTTGATACACATGCACCATTACTCTCCACTGTTATAAAGACTCACTCCTATCCGTGGATCACAGATACCATAAAATTGATGATGAAACTGCGTGATAAAGCCTCTGCAGAAtatcataaaacaaaatctgata GCTTACCTTACACTCTATTTTCCTATATAACTTACTTTGAATTCCATAAATTTAGCGAAGCCACATTTCATTTGAAGACGGTTACAGTAagcgaaattattaatattataaaatcattgaGATCTAAAGCAGAGGGATGTGACTCAATAAATCTGGAGATGCTTTTGCTAACGATGCCGGATACATTGGAAACCATCACTTCTATAGTGAATGCGTCTATTCTAACTTCAACCTATCCAGATGTTTGGAAAACGGCAGTGGTGCGACCGCTCCCTAAAATTTCAAACCCCACAGATCTTAAGGATCTGAGGCCAATAAGTATTTTGCCATGCCTATCGAAGATACTTGAAAAGTCAGTATCGAAGCAAATAACAGTTTACTTAGAAAAAAACCATATGTTACCAGAGGTCCAGTCAGGTTTTAGAAGGGGTCGCAGTACtgtcacagcactgcttgatGTGACTGACAATATTTTACAATCACAGGATCAGGGCATGTGCACTCTCCTCGTATTGCTTGACTTCTCACGGGCTTTCGATTCCTTGAATATAAATCTCCTCCTGTCCAAATTGAGCTATTACGGTTTTGACAGTAATGCCATACAATGGTTTCATAGTTATCTCAGTGAACGCTATCAGTATGTCAAAATAACTAAGCATGATGGTTCCTCGCTCATCTCAGATAGAATGGCAATATCCAAAGGTGTGCCGCAGGGCTCTATTTTGGGacccatattatttttattgtactcaGCAGACATGAAAGATCATATAATGCACTGTAGATATCATTTTTATGCTGATGACACCCAAATATATATCTCTTGCAAACCATCTGATATTGACATTGCAATTGATAGACTAAATGAAGATCTGAATCGGATTGTGCTATGGTCCAAGAGGAATAGCTTAGTTTTAAATCCAAATAAATCCAAATATATGATTTGTGGCACAAAATCTCAAATATTAAGgctaaaacatacaaataaaatactattaatggATCAACCTATTGAAAGGGTGTGGGAAGCACGTAACCTTGGCTTACAGATGGACTGTAATCTTAGATTTGAGAATCACATCATTGGACTAGTGAGAGATTGTTTTTACCgcttaaaaaatctttacaatGTGAGAGATCACCTGGGAGTAGATTTACGTATTCGCCTTACTGAGTCACTGATATTGTCCAAGTTGAATTACACAGATATTGTATATGGACCTCGTTTGACCGCCAAAACACAGAGACTTGTACAGAGAATCCAGAATGCCTGTGCTCGCTTCTGCTTCGATATTCCCTTTAGAGAACAC GCGTAA